CTGCGTGCCGCCCACGCCTCGCGGCGTCGACACCGAATACCAGGTTCCGGCCAAGGCCTCGGCACCGGCGCTGGCGGCGCAGGCAACAGGCTTCGGCGGCGGAGCCGGTTGGGAAGCCGGCGCGGACACTTCTTTCTTGGTCGCGCAACCAGCCAGAATGAACGCGGCGCAGGCTACGCCGGCGAAACGCGAAAATGCACTGCTCATGAAATCCTCACAGACCACCGAGATGTCCACATGGCGCGGAATAAAAGGCTTCGGTGCGACATGTCGATTCTGAAGAGCGTGACGGCAAGACGCAACGTCCAGGCTTGCGTGACGCGCATGTGCCCCTTCGTTTGTGCGAAGCGCGCAACATTGCGAACGTGAACGTGCCCAATATTCAACGCATGCCGCCTACTGTCGAGCATGCGGCAAGTCAGGCTCATGCCGAATGTGCGGAAGCCGCGGCTGCTTCGCGCAGCAGGGCCTCCATCGCCGCGGCGGCGGGAGACAGCGTGCGGCCGGCCAGCCGCGTGATGCCCAGCGAGCGCGCGATGCGCGGCCGGCGCAACGGCACGAACACCAGGTTGCGCGCATCGGGCGGTTTGCCCAGTTCGGCCAGCACCGTCACGCCCAGGCCGCGCTCCAGCATCGCGGTCAGCGACATCATGTGCGATACGAACAGCGGCGGATCCATCAGGAAGGCCGCCGCCCGGTGCCCGGCGAGCTGCCGGTGTCCGACGGTACCGATGAGCGGCAGCGGGGAAATCTCTTTCCACGTCACCCAGGCGCGGCCCCCGAGCGCGTGATCGTCGCGACACACCAGACCGAATTCATCCCGCCACATGGGTTCGAAAACGAGACGCTTGTCGCGCAGCACCGGGCTGCACACGCCCAGCTCCGCCTGGCCGGCCAGTACCATGCGCTCCACGCCTTCCGAATTGTCGTCGTAGAGCCGCATCGACACACCCGGATGCGCGGCGCGGTAGCGGGCCACCAGATCGGGGATCCATAACCACGCGGCCGTGGCCACCGCGGCCAGCGTCAGCAGGCCCGTTTCGCTGCGCGCCATGCCGCCCATGCTGAGGGCCACCCGGTCGTGATGGTCGACCAGCTCGCGGGCCAGGGGCAGGCAGGACTCGCCAAACCGCGTGAGCGTGACGCGCGCGCCGCGCTCGAACAGGGGCTGGCCCAGGCGCTGCTCCATCTCGCG
This genomic interval from Bordetella genomosp. 8 contains the following:
- a CDS encoding LysR substrate-binding domain-containing protein encodes the protein MSLLPDLSIAHYRHFLLVAELRSFRAAAARAFRSQPALSLSIREMEQRLGQPLFERGARVTLTRFGESCLPLARELVDHHDRVALSMGGMARSETGLLTLAAVATAAWLWIPDLVARYRAAHPGVSMRLYDDNSEGVERMVLAGQAELGVCSPVLRDKRLVFEPMWRDEFGLVCRDDHALGGRAWVTWKEISPLPLIGTVGHRQLAGHRAAAFLMDPPLFVSHMMSLTAMLERGLGVTVLAELGKPPDARNLVFVPLRRPRIARSLGITRLAGRTLSPAAAAMEALLREAAAASAHSA